TTCATCGGCCATGATGGGACGATGAGCAGACGGATGCTGTTGTGGTGGGGCGTGGGGTGTCTCGTCCTCGCGACGGCTCTGGGTGCGTTCGTGGTCTTCGGATACTCCGAGACGCCGGGGTTCGACCGGTGGTGGAACGAGCTCATCGCGAGCGTCCGCGGTGACTGGATGTACTCGTTCGCGCTGGCGCTGAACTGGGTCGGCGGCGGATGGGTCGCGATCCTCGGGGTGCCGCTCCTCGCGATCGTCGCGCTGCTGCTCGCACGCCGCTGGCGCAGCGCCCTCTTCGCGGCGATCTGCTTCGCTGCGAGCGCGGGAGCCGTGCAGCTGCTCAAGCAGCTGTTCGGGCGAGCCCGGCCGGAGGACATGCTCGTGGTGAGCGACTACGGGTCGTTCCCCTCGGGTCACACCGCGAACGCCGCGACGATCGCCCTGGTCGTCTGGGTGCTGTTCCCGAAGGCTTGGACCGCGCTCCTCGGCGCGCTCTGGGTGCTCGCGATGGCGCTCTCGCGCACGTTCCTCTCGGTGCACTGGGCGAGCGACACTCTCGGCGGAGCACTCGTCGGAGCGGGAGTGGTGCTCGTGTTCGCCGCCTGGCTGCTGCCGTGGGTGCGACACCGTCGCGAAGAGCCCGTCGAGGCGCCGGTAGGCTGACGGGACCCCGATCGTTCAGAGGAGTCCTCGTGCCGAGCAGCATCCGTCCCTACCGTCCATCGGATCGTGCCGCGATCTACGAGATCTGCACGAAGACGGCCGATGCGGGAGCGGACGCGACGGGCATCCTCTCGGATGACGACCTGTGGGGCGAGCTGTTCGCGGTCCCGTATGTGGAGCGGCATCCGGATCTCGCCTGGGTCGTGGAGACGGACGACGGGCGCACGATCGGATACATCGTCGGGACCGATGACACCGATGCGTTCTACACGTGGTTCCGCGACGAGTGGTGGCCGGCCTTCCGGGAGCGCTTCCCGCGACCGCAGCAGGTCGTCACCCGCGAGGACCGCATGATCGAGTACGGATACGAGCGAGCACCGGGCGTCGACGCCGAGGTCTCCGACTACCCGGCTCACCTGCACATCGACCTCCTCCCCGAGACTCAGGGGCAGGGCCTCGGGCGCCGCCTCATGGAGACGCTGTTCGCCGAGCTGACCCGGCGTGGCGTGCGCGGGCTGCACCTGGGCATCGATCCCCAGAACTCGGCCGCGGCCGCGTTCTACGAGCGACTCGGCATGACGCGTCTGCCCGGCGAGGCGCACAGGTACGGAGTGACGTTCGGCACGGCCGCTCGATAAAACGCATGAAGGGCCCCGCTGGCGCGGAGACCCTTCATGCGTTTTGGCGGTGACGGCGGGATTCGAACCCGCGGTTGCTTGCACAACACACGCTTTCCAAGCGTGCTCCTTCGGCCGCTCGGACACGTCACCAGGAACAACCTGTTCATCTTATCCGATCGGCCGGGTGCCGAGTGACCGCGTCTATGCGGCGGGGATCTCCTCGATGCGGTGATAGACGGGCAGGCCGCGCTCGAGGGCGATGGCGACGTCGTTGTCGGCGCCGGCGGATTCCCCCGGAAGCCGCAGCACCGCATCGCAGTGATCGAGCAGTCGTGCGGCCGTCTCGTACATCACGTCGTGCTGCGCTGTCTCCGCCTCGTCGAGGCCGCGCAGGGTCGGGAGGGCGACCCATTCGCCGATCATCGGCACGTGGCCGAGGCGGTGGATGGGAGCGGCGGCGGTCTCCAGGCGTTCGAGGTTGCGAGCGATCGCGGCGGGGTCGCCGTCGGTGCCGGATCGGTAGGGACCGGCGATCAGGATCAGGAGTGGCTTCTTCATGGGGGACACTGTAGCGTTAACTGTGCAAGATCATGCAACAACAGGAAGAAGTGCGGATGCTGGGTGCGCAGCGCAAGGAACATCTCCTCGGACTCCTCGCCGCTGAGGGGCGTGTCGTCGCGAAGACGGCGGCGGCCGAGCTGGGAGTGTCCGAGGATTCGATCCGGCGAGATCTCCGCGAGCTCGCCGACGCGGGGCAGTGCATCCGCGTCTACGGCGGAGCGCTGCCCGTGCCGGCGGCCGACGCGCCCGTGGCCCAGCGTCTGGGTGTGGCGAGCGAGAGCAAGGAGCGGGTCGCCAGGGCGGCTGTCGCGTTGATCCGCCCGACGTCGACGATCATCCTGGATGCCGGGACGACGACCTTGGCGATGGCGCGCATGCTTCCGCACGGTGCGAGCCTGACCGTGATCACTCCGAGTCCCGCCGTGGCGCTGGCGGCGCTGGAGCATTCGAGCGCTCGCGTGCTGATGGTCGGTGGGGACCTCAGCCGGCACTCGGCGGTGGCCGGCGGCGCTCTCGCCCAGGAGGCGATCGCCCGGCTCGCCGCCGACATCTTCTTCCTCGGCGTCACGGGGATCCACGAGACGCACGGCTTGACGACCGGCGAACTCGACGATGCGGTGACGAAGCGGGCTCTCGCCGTTCGCAGCGCAGAGGTCTTCGTGCTCGGCAGCGCAGAGAAGATCGGCGCGGTGTCGCGCTTCCCGGTGCTCGGGATCGACGAGATCTCCGGGGTGATCGTCGACCCGCAGGGCCCGGGATTCCGCGCCGTCTGAGGCTGATTCAACGCTCACTTTTCCTCCACAGCGGGGGCACGGCTGAAATATTGCACTCGGTGGAGTAATCCGTTTACCCTCAGGTGAGGACATAAGGTCCTCGCATGGGGATGCAAAAGAGTCGACCGGATGATGTCTTCACTGCCTCCTCGGTGCATCTTCTGGGGGACGAATGGACATGGGATCAGCGTGGTCGACGGGGCGTCGTCAACGTACCGCGACAGCTGTCGCGCCGGACCTGAACGGCCGACGGCCGGTGGTCGACTTCGTCACAGCGCCGGTACCACCGCAGGATCCTCCGGTCGACTCCTTCCCGACGGCGCACTCCGACAGGTCGGCCGGAGCACACCGCGAGGAGGCGTCTGATGCGAAGTGACGAAAGGGTGACTGACCTGGAAGTCGTCGGGGCACGGGCGCTTCGCGAATGGATCACCGGACGCTGTGAGGAGTACTCGCAGGTAATCCTCGTGGAGCGCGGAGCCGCCGCAGCGGACATCGACGACGTGGCCGGCCGCGATGATGTGGTCCTTCTGCCGATGGCCGGCGAACCGTACAACGGACGGGCCCGCGCCGTTCGCTACAGCGGAGCGTTGGACGAGATCGGCGACGAGCTGTTCTTCGGAGAGCGTTCGGTCGAGCTTCAGGACTACGTCTCCGCGGCGTTCGTCCAGATTCTCGGACCGACGGCGGTGTGCCTCGTCGACCTGCCCGGCTGGTACGCCTTCCTGGCTGATGCGGAAATCGCTCGGGAGACCGGGGTCTTTCCGTCTGCGTTGATCGATCCTCGCGTGATCCTCGGGGATCGCACTGCCCTGGCGAAGCCCGATGAGCGGGCGGCTCCGAGCGCCCTCAGAGTGCGCTCGGACGGCAGAGTCAGCGTCGGTCTCCGGGGTGAGGTCATCGGCAGCGTCGACGATCTTCGTGCCCTGCTCTCCGTCCCTCTGCCTCGCATCGCGGCGCTGGGAGGCATCGCGCCGCGCGATGAGCTCACGGCCGACCTGACCAGCCGCGGCTGGATCGGACGCTACCTCGACGCGACGGATCTCATCAAAATGCTCCAGCTCGGAAACGGGGGCGCCAAGATGGCGGGCTTCGGCTGGGAGCTCGTCGAGGACGGACGCGCCGACGCCGAACCGCTGATGTCGGATCCGTTCCTGCTGGAGACCAGCGACGGCTTCCTTCTCGCCGACACCGGAACCCTGCGCCGTCAGCTGCTCTCGCCGGTCACGGCCACGGTGGTCGCCATCCTCCAGACCTCGAGCGCGCCCGAGGTCGCGGCAGAGCGCATCACGCGACTGCTGGGTACGACAGCCTCTGACGCGAGCAGGCTGTGCATCGATGCCGTCGGCGCGCTCGACGTCCACTTCGGCAGGCGAGCCGACTCGTCGATTCCGACATCGGGAACGCGCGGGTGAGCGCCCTGCATGCGCTCTGGGCCTCGATGCTCCCAGCCGACACGACCTTCACGCAAGATCGAGTCGCTGTCGGCGCCGCTGGGCATCGGATCGACTTCGCCGACGGCTCCTCGCGCCTCTGCGCGACGAGCGGACTATGGAACGTTCCGCTCGGTTTCGGCAATCCGGCGGTCGCCGATGCCGTGAGCAGGGCCGCCCACGACGCGTCCTACCTGACTCTGTTCCGCGCGTCGCATCAGTACGCGGAGGCCGCCGCTGAGGCACTCGTGGAGCTCGCGAACCCGACGAGGTACAGCCGCGTCATCTTCTCCACGTCGGGCGGAGCGGCGAATGACGCCGCGATGAAGCTGGCGCGTCAGTACTGGGCGCAGAAAGCGGCTCGATCCCGCTCGCTCGTCGTGGGTCTGAAGGGCAGCTATCACGGCACGATGTACGGCAGCCATGCGCTGAGCGGCGACGATCTCCTTCAATCCGCCTACGCCGTCGACCGTAGATCGGTGAGACATGTCGCTCACTCCGATGACGGAGAGGAACTCGAAACGCTGCTGAAGCGTGAGGGGGCCAGGGTCGCGTCTGTCGTCGTCGAGCCGGTCCTGGGCAGCGGAGCGCACGCGCTGTCCGATGCGTTCGTGGATCGTCTGCTGGCTCTACGAGAGGAGTACGGGTTCCTGATCGTCGCGGATGAGGTCGCCACGGGTTTCGGTCGCACAGGCACGATGCTCGCCACCGATGTGTGGGCCGCCGCTCCCGACGTTCTCCTGCTCTCGAAGGCGTTGACGAACGGCGCCATGGGCGCCGCGGCGCTCCTGGTGGGTTCTCGTGTCGCATCCGAGTTCGCGCGCGGCGGGTGGACCTTCGTCCACGGTGAGACGCAGGCGGGAACGCCGGCGTGCGCCGCGGCCATCATCGCGGTGATCGAGGAACTGCGCCGCATCGACGTGCAGTCGACCGCGCGGGCGCTCGCGACGGGCCTGTGGGAGATGGCGACGTCGTTGAAGGCCGAGGGTCTGGTCGCTGAGGTGACGGGCCGCGGTTGCTTCGTGGGACTCGGGCTTCGCAACCCCGATGACAGCCTCCTCTCGGCGAATGAGGTCCTTCGAGTCGTCTCCGCCATCGCAGAGAGCGGCGTTCTGGTTCAGCCCGGGCCCAGTTCCGTCGAGCTGATCCCGGCGTACGGATTCACAGCCGCGGAGCTCCTCCAGACGGATACGGCTGTGCGCGCGGGGCTGGCGCGCGCAGCGGAGTCGGCAGCATGACCCCCGAGTTCACGGGTCGGGTTCCGACGCTCTGGCACGGGCGAGGGGTCGCGCGTCAGGTGACGAGACGCCTGACCGCCGGGCGTGAGACCCTCGTGATCGCAGATTCCGCGATCACGGTCCCCGTCCTGATCGCCGGCTCGGCGAGGATGGTGAGGCTGGACGCGCGCTCGATCGACGTCACCACTGTCGTCACGATCGCGCAGGAGATCGTACGTCGGCCACCGAGCATCATCGTGGCGATCGGTGGAGGCAGCATCCTCGACGCCACCAAGATCGCCGCTCTGGCGCTCGCCGGGGGGCGCGTCTTCGATTATGCGGTCGGGCACGCGTCGAGGTTCGCGCTGACACTGCTGCCCGATGCGCCACCTCCCATCGAGATCGTCGCCGTGCCGACGACCATCGGCACGTCGTCGGAGACGAACAGCGTCGGCATCCTCAGGAACGACAGCGGCTACCGGCTCATCGTCGGGCGCCTCCTGCGACCGCGCCACGCCATCATCGATCCGGACAATCTGAGCTCTCTCACGCGTGCCGCAGTGAGAGAGGGGGCGATCGAGGCATTCCTCCGTCTGGCCGGAGTGTCGACGAGCGAGCGGCGCAGCACCAGGGCGAAAGGCGACGCTGTCCTTCTCGCCCGGGCGCTTCTCGAGACGGCCTCGTACGACGAGGGCTCCGCTGCGGGACGGCTGCGTCTCGCCCGATTGAGCGCGGCCACGCAGCGCAGCGCCGCACTCCGTGGCGACGACCCGTTCGGCGCCCGTCACTGGTACCTGGCGAACGAGGTCGCCTTCGCGCTCGGGGCTCGCAAGATGGTCGCCACGGCGGCGGTCATCGCCGCGGTATGGCGTCGAATCTGCGCAGGCGACTCCCGATGGGGAGACCGGGAGAGTCTTGAGGACTTCTGGGAGAGGGGCACGAGCGGGTCGGGACTGCCGCGCGAACCGGTGGCCGGAATCGCATCCCTCGTCGACCAGTGGGAGATCCCGCTTCCGCCGACTCCGACCGCGGACGTCCTCAGCCGCATCTCCTCCGCCACAGAGAAGTCATGGGGGTCTCGCCAGCCGATGCTTCGCGATCTCGCGTCAGACGACTTCCGCGATGTGCTCCGCGATTCCCGCTGGAGTGCTCAGCCGGTCGGCAACGCATGCCGACCTTCGGAACCACTTCGGAGGAGGTGAATTGAATGAACAGCAACGTTGAAATGCAGATCCATTTCCAGGAACTGGACGAGATGGAGGCCCCGAGCTGGGAGAGCTTCTACAAGGGCACGATCAGTGCGCTGGTTCTCATCGGCGCCGCCGCGGCCATCGCGACATGATCTCGGCGATCGAAGGATTCGAACGAGGAAAGGAATGAGCATGCGAACTGCAGCACCGAAGCTCGAGTTCACGGAGCTCGAGGCCATGGAGGCGCTGAATGACACCGATGACTTCATGCGCGGCTTCGCCGTGGGCGTCATCATCGGGATTCTCGCTCTGACGTAGGAAGAGCATTCACAAGGTTGACCCAGGAGGTAGGAATTGCAGACAGAGACGCTGGACTTCATCGAACTCGAACAGCTTGACGCACCTCTCGAATGGTGGGAGCACGCGAGCTACATCATCGCCATCATCGGCGGTGCCGCAGCGATCGCGACCTGAACATCGGGTGCGGGCGCAACACCGCGCCCGCACCCGATCCTTCCCATTGAAAGGTGAGGTGTGCATGTCACGACTGATTACCGATGCCATGGCGGCGCGACTCGACATGGCCGGTGCGGTCCCCAAGGAGCAGGACCTGTACGCGGGTACCGGCACCGACTTCTATGAACGGCTGGTCGGGCCCGACCGAGCAGAGATTCGAGAAGTGTTGGCGCTTGCGAGAAACTCCGCGGATCCGATTCTCGATATCGCGGCGGGTACCGGGAGATTGACCGTCCCGCTCGTGAGATCCGGACGACGGGTGACCGCGATCGATCTTTCCGACGACATGCTCCGCCACCTTCGACGCGCATTGCCCGACCACCCGATGCTGGATTGTGCTGTCGCGGACATGCGCGACTTCGCGTTGGCGGGTCGATTCGGGCTCATCATCATCGGTGCGACGTCGATCACCCTGCTCGATCGCATAGGGAGATCGCGTCTCTACGCGAACGTGCGGCGCCACCTCGCGGCCGACGGCGTCTTCGCCTTCACCATCGCGGGAGGTATCTCTGCGGAGGGCCTCTCGGAGTCCAGAGACCAGGAGATCAGGGTGCCCGGGCCTGACGGAGACGAGATCTACCTCTTCTCCCAGCAGATCGAAGACGGCGGCGCGGTGCGCGTCGTCAACTGGGTGCGGGCCTCCGACGTGACGGAGGGCGGCGAAGTCACCGTCCTCACCAGCCGACTGCGGGTGCTCGACCACGATATCCTCTCGCAGGAGCTCATCGAAGCCGGCTTCGACCCACCTGCCGTCTCTCCGGTGCGAACGCACCACGGAGCGGACATCCTCCTTCTCACGACGTCGTGGGCGGGACCGCCGGAAGTGGTGGATGACGATGCCGCTCACTAGGTTCACTCACCGACGGAACTCACCGGAAGCGGCCCCGCTCGCTGCCGACGCTCGGCCGCGGCTCGCTTCCGGTGTCGTCTTCGAGGGAGCGCCCGATGAAGCGGTGCGGATCACGGTGTTGCATGGAGTGCCGACGTCGAGGGTCTCCCGGACGGTCGCCGAACTGTTGACAGCGATGGACGGCGAAACGGCGCTCCATGATCTGCACCAGCGCTTCGCCGCATCCGAGTCGCTGGAGAGCTTCCTCGACCTGGTCCGACGCTTCCGCGCCAACGGGCTCCTCGAAGGAGACACGAAGCTCCCGCCGGGCCGAATCACCTACCGGCCCCCGCTCACCCTGCAACTCGCGACGCTTCGTGCGCCGGGCATCTTCGACCGCCTCGACCGATCGATGGTGCCGGTCTCCCGCCGGATGGCTCTGATAGCAGGTGCCGTGCTGTTCTGCCTGGGACTGGTCGCCGCGATCCTGCAGGCGAGCGAGCTGCTGGACGTTCTGTCCGCGCCGGTACCGTTGCTCGGTCTCGTGAGTCTTATCGCGGCACTCTCGATCCTGACATTGCTCCACGAGAGCGCCCACGGACTCACGCTCACGAGGTTCGGCGGCAGCCCGCGCCGCGCGGGTTTCATGCTGTTCTACCTCACACCCGCGTTCTTCGTGGATGTCACTGACGGGTGGCGCCTCCCTGATCGTCGGCAACGTGTCGCGGTCGCGCTCGCGGGGCCTGCCGTGCATGCTGTCGTCGCCGCGATCGCGCTCGTCGTCGCGCTCATTCTCCCGCAGCCGTGGGTCAGGCAGACGCTCCTGCTCCTCGCGGTCGCGTGTGGGGGCATCGTCCTGGTCAACCTGATTCCGTTCGTGCGATTCGACGGGTACATCGCGCTCATGAGCGCGATGGACGAGCCGAACCTCAGAGATCGATCGATTCGGGACGGCGCGGACTTCCTGACTCGTCTCCTGTTCGGCGGACAGCGGACGAGCAGATGCCTGGAGAGGTGGTGGAGCGTGCCGTTCGGCCTGGCGAGCCTCATGGCTCCGGTCTTCCTGGTGCTGTTCGCGGTCTCACGCGCAGTTCGGGCGCTCGCCGGAGGAGGACCCGTCCTCGGCCTGCTCGTGGTGGCGCTGGAAGCGGTCGTGGTCCTCGTCGGCATCGGGATCGTCTTCCGGGCACTGCACCGCGTCCTGAGGTCGGGGGTCTCACGGCTCCGCTTCGTCTCGGTCAATGCCGCTCTCATCGCGAGCGTCGCGATCGCCGGAGCCCTCATCCCCGTGCCGATGACGGCCACGTACGGCTTCACCGCACACGGTGACCGCGTGCTCCTCGTGCACGCGGGCGACAGGGCTGGGGTGGAGGTGCCCGCCGGATCCCGTGTGGAGCTCATGAGCAGCGGTCTCCTCGTGAACGAGCAGATCGGCGCGGGAACGACCCGCCCCCGGCGACCCCAACCGACCGAGGTTCCGCTCGACGCTCTGGTTCCCGTGAGGGCGCACGTTGTGTCGGTCCCCGCGGTGATCGTCGCCGGGGTGGACGTGTCCGAGGGGAGTGGGAGCTTGCCTTCGACGGGACAGGCGCGCGTCGACCTCGGCGTGGGAAACCTGTGGCAGACGCTCTGGGTGACGGGCGTGATATGGCCGCTGTCGGCCCTTCAGATCGAGAACTAGGAGAGAGCGAAGATGAACGACAACGCAATCGAAGTCCGAGGACTCACAAAGAGGTACGGCCAGCGGGTCGCAGTGGAGGAGCTGTCGTTCGTCGTGCCGCGCGGGTCGATCGTCGGCCTGCTGGGGCCAAACGGCGCCGGAAAGTCGACCACGCTGCGGACGATCGTCGGCCTGCTCAAGCCGACGATCGGCGACAGTCTGATCGACGGCGCGCCCTTCGCCGCACTCGAGAACCCCGCAGCGCACGTCGGTGTCCACATGGACGGGTTCGGTTTCGAAGCAGGCATCACGGCGCGCCGGCATCTGGAGATCACCCGGCTCGCGGCGGGCGTTCCTCGGGGCCGAGTCGATACGGTGCTGGAGGAGGTGGGACTGGCCGCGGATGCCCGTCGTCGCGTGAAGACGTTCTCGACGGGGATGGCGCAGCGCCTCGGTCTGGCCGCCGCTCTCATCGGTTCGCCTCGCACACTCGTTCTGGACGAGCCGGCGAACGGGCTGGACCCCGACGGAATCCGCTGGCTGCGTAGATTCCTGCGCGGCTATGCCGCGCGCGGCGGCACCGTGCTGATCGCCAGCCATCAGCTCGCCGAGCTGGAACAGGTCGTGGATGAGGTCGTCGTCATCAAGCGACGTGCGCTCTTCGCCGGGCGACTGGAAGACCTCGTCACGAACGAATCCGACTCGCTGGAGAGCAAGTACTTCGATCTCGTCGAAGGAGTGTCGGCATGAGAGGTGTGATCCAGAGCGAGGTCCTGCGCTCCCTGAGCGGGCTCTCCATCCTGGCCGTCTATCTTGTCGCGCTCCTCGTCCCGGCGTTCGTTCTCTTCTCCGACGGTTCGCGCTTGGCTCTCGCCGGGCTCGACTCCGGCGCGGCCACCGTTCGACTTCTGGAGCCGCTCGCCTGGTCCGGGATCTCCGCGGCGTTCGTGGGTGCGTACGGGGTCACACGTGAGTACTACTACGGCTCGATCGAAAGGACGCTCACCGGAGTCGGCTTCGGTCGCGCTTTCTCGGGAAAGCTGGTGGCGGGTGCCGCCATCGCCATCGTGTTGTCCGCGGGCATCTTCGTGATCTGGACAGCAGGTGTATCGCTCATCCTGGCCCAGAACGGGCTGGGGCTCACTCTCACACAGGATGCGTGGCGCGTGTACGCGGGTGCTCTGGTCGGTGCGATTCTCGGTGCACTCATCGGAGGAGCTGTCGGCTGGATCACCCGGAACTACTACGTCACCGCCGCCATCGTCCTGGTCTTCCCGATGGCGGTGGAATTCGCATTGCTGCGCACCGCACCCGAGGTGGCGAGGTTCTCGCCGGGGATGGCCATCGCCGCCTTGAGTGTGCCGGGACATCAGGCCCGCCTGCTCGAGTTCCTCCCGGCCCTCGGCGTCGGTGTCGCGTGGACCGCCGGGCTGGTCGCGATCGCGTGGGTCCGGGGCCGCAGGAGGGTGGGGTGATCGGCCAGGCTCTTCGAGCCCACGTTCGCACGTTCGCGGGCGACATCGTCCTGCTGTGGGTCGTCGTGGCGGCGTTCGCGGTCTCGCTCTCCTTGGCGACCAGCATCCCGCCGGAACTCGCCGAGGCGCCGGCCGACGTCCGGACAGCACTCACCGCGGCGTTCACCGCCGTGCTCGCGACGTACGGCGCAGTCCTCGCGTCCGTCTACGGTTCCTTCCGCTACACCCTTGATCGGCGCGACGGTGTGGTGGCCCAGCGTCTGATGCTGCAGCCCCGGTGGGTGACTCTCCTCGTCAGGGCGCCCGCTTCTGCCCTCGGCGGGGCGGTCGTGGCTCTTGCGGGACTCGCCGGCGGTCACGCGGCGTTGGCCTTCGCGATCGGCGGCATCGCGCTGGACGGGACAGCGGTCGGATCCACGCTCGCGCTCGGCGCCATCGCCGGGCTCTGGGGGATGGGGCTCGGAATCGTCGTACAGGCTCATCTCGTGGCTCTGTTCGCCGCGTCCCTGTCGATGGGTGCTGGGCTTCTGGTCGCGATCTTATGGAAGGCCGGGGCCGTCTATCTGCCCCTTCTCGCGATGCTGAAGGCCCTTCGATTCGACGTCGCTGCCGTGGGGATCATGCCGGGAGAGAGTCTCGACGGCTCCACGGCCGTCCTCGTGACGGCCGGATGGGTGACGGCGGCTCTCCTGGCAGGGTGGCTCTCGTTCATGAACCGTGACGTGAGATGAGGCAGCCGCGCAGCGTCCCAGCGTTCGGACCGGCCGGGGGACACGACGTAGGATCCCTAGGTGGCAACCCCGAAGATCGTCCTGTTCTATGCCTTCACTCCCCTCGCCGACCCCGAGGCGATCCGCCTCTGGCAGCGCGACCTCGGCGAGGCACTCGGCCTGCGCGGGCGCCTCATCATCTCGAAGGACGGCGTGAACGGCACGCTCGGAGGCGATGTCCGTGCGCTGAAGAAGTGGTCGCGCTCCTTCCGCTCCTACGTCCCTTTCGCCGATGCCGACATCAAGTGGAGCGAGGGGACCGGGCTGGATGCCGAGGGACGCAGCCTCGACTTCCCCAAGCTCAGCGTCAAGGTGCGCGACGAGATCGTGTCTTTCGGCGCCCCAGGTGAACTGAAGGTCGACGAGCGCGGTGTGATCGGCGGAGGAACGAGGCTCACGCCCGAAGCGCTGCACGAGCTCGTGGACGAGCGTGGTGACGACGTCGTCTTCTTCGATGGGCGTAACGCCCTCGAGGCGCAGATCGGTCGCTTTCGAGGAGCGGTCGTTCCCGACACCGAGACCACGAGGGACTTCGTCGAGCTCCTCGACTCCGGCGCCTACGACGATCTCAAGGGCAAGCCCGTCGTCACGTACTGCACCGGTGGCATCCGCTGCGAAGTGCTGTCCAGCCTGATGACGGCGCGCGGGTTCGGCGAGGTGTATCAGTTGGAAGGCGGGATCGTCCGCTACGGCGAGAAGTACGGCGACGACGGCCTGTGGGAGGGCTCGCTCTACGTCTTCGACAGGCGTGGCTCGATCGACTTCTCCGAGCACGCGCAGATCGTCGGCGAATGCGTCGGCTGCGGTGCGGCGACCAAGCGCACGGCCAACTGCCCCGATCTCTCCTGCCGAGCCCAGTTCGTCGTCTGCGCCGACTGCGAGTCCGTGCCCTGCGCCGCGCACGCGGCCTGACGCAGATTCAGGCCGCAACCGCCCCCGCCGTGCTCCTCGTCGCGAACAGCGAGCGGGGGAGGAGCAGGGCGCGCACCTGCGTCGGACGATCGACGCTGCGACGCAGGCGTCCGAGGACGACACCCAACGGGGCGGCGAGGTCGATCGGCGCCGCACCGGTGCGCGCGTAGTTCGCCCGTTCGACGGCATCGGTCAGCCGGCTCATCGCCTCCGGATCGACGGCGCTGTCCCGGATGAGGTCAGCCGCACGCATCCGCGGGGTGTCGGCATCCGAGACCGGCAGCTGCAGATCGATCAGGGTGTCGCGCAGCTCGGCCCACACCGCCGCCGCGTCGCCCCGTGCCGCGCGGCGCAGACGCAGCACCCGCTCGATGCGGCGGATCAGAGCGGGGAGGAGCAGCAGCACGATCGCTCCCACCGCCGTGAGCACCACGGGCAACGGGTCGAGTCGGCGCAGCTCTCCGCCGGTTCCGGCATCGTCCGCCGCGTCGCCGCGTTCGATCTCGGGTCCTGCGGACTCCTCGGCCTGCGGAGCCGTCGTCGGTGCGGGAGCGGAAGGTCCGCCCGTCCCGCCGCCCTCGACCGCGCCGGCACGGAAGGCCGTCGGAACACCGAGCGAGGCGGTGGGCTCGAACGGCACCCACCCCACGCCGGGGAACAGCACCTCCGGCCAGGAGTGCAGCTGATCGCTGGACACCGAGAACACGGACTCCTCGCCGCGCTTCTCGTCGGTCAGCGCTCCGGGCAGGTAGCCGACGACGATGCGCGTCTGCATCCCGAGGCTCTCCGCCATGAGCGCGAACGCCCCCGCGAAGTGCACGCAGTAACCCGATCGCTCATCGAGGAACTGGGCGACCGCTTCCGCGCCGGTGCCGTCGAAGCCCTCTTCGACCGGGGTCTCCAGCGAGTAGATGAACTCGGAGCGGAACCAGGTCTGCAGGGCGACGAGCCGGTCGTAGTCGGTGCCGGCCTCCGCTGTGACCTCGTCTGCGAGAGCCGCGATGATCTCGGGCAGCTCGACCGGTTCCGCGTCGGGATCGATGACGGGCTGCGCGGCATCGAGGGCACGGATCTGCTCGAGGGTCGGGGTCACTCGCGTCGAACCGACGGTGTAGTCGTTGCCCGCGGCATCCGCGCTGCGCGAGACGAGGGTGCGGTTGTCGACCGACACCCGCCAGGAGCCGGTGAGACCCTGCACGCTGGTGGCCGGATAGGGCACGGGCAGCCAGGAACTCGACATGCGGAGG
This genomic interval from Microbacterium sp. LWH11-1.2 contains the following:
- a CDS encoding phosphatase PAP2 family protein, which produces MSRRMLLWWGVGCLVLATALGAFVVFGYSETPGFDRWWNELIASVRGDWMYSFALALNWVGGGWVAILGVPLLAIVALLLARRWRSALFAAICFAASAGAVQLLKQLFGRARPEDMLVVSDYGSFPSGHTANAATIALVVWVLFPKAWTALLGALWVLAMALSRTFLSVHWASDTLGGALVGAGVVLVFAAWLLPWVRHRREEPVEAPVG
- a CDS encoding GNAT family N-acetyltransferase, which encodes MPSSIRPYRPSDRAAIYEICTKTADAGADATGILSDDDLWGELFAVPYVERHPDLAWVVETDDGRTIGYIVGTDDTDAFYTWFRDEWWPAFRERFPRPQQVVTREDRMIEYGYERAPGVDAEVSDYPAHLHIDLLPETQGQGLGRRLMETLFAELTRRGVRGLHLGIDPQNSAAAAFYERLGMTRLPGEAHRYGVTFGTAAR
- a CDS encoding DUF4406 domain-containing protein produces the protein MKKPLLILIAGPYRSGTDGDPAAIARNLERLETAAAPIHRLGHVPMIGEWVALPTLRGLDEAETAQHDVMYETAARLLDHCDAVLRLPGESAGADNDVAIALERGLPVYHRIEEIPAA
- a CDS encoding DeoR/GlpR family DNA-binding transcription regulator gives rise to the protein MLGAQRKEHLLGLLAAEGRVVAKTAAAELGVSEDSIRRDLRELADAGQCIRVYGGALPVPAADAPVAQRLGVASESKERVARAAVALIRPTSTIILDAGTTTLAMARMLPHGASLTVITPSPAVALAALEHSSARVLMVGGDLSRHSAVAGGALAQEAIARLAADIFFLGVTGIHETHGLTTGELDDAVTKRALAVRSAEVFVLGSAEKIGAVSRFPVLGIDEISGVIVDPQGPGFRAV
- the mpaB gene encoding daptide biosynthesis RiPP recognition protein, which encodes MRSDERVTDLEVVGARALREWITGRCEEYSQVILVERGAAAADIDDVAGRDDVVLLPMAGEPYNGRARAVRYSGALDEIGDELFFGERSVELQDYVSAAFVQILGPTAVCLVDLPGWYAFLADAEIARETGVFPSALIDPRVILGDRTALAKPDERAAPSALRVRSDGRVSVGLRGEVIGSVDDLRALLSVPLPRIAALGGIAPRDELTADLTSRGWIGRYLDATDLIKMLQLGNGGAKMAGFGWELVEDGRADAEPLMSDPFLLETSDGFLLADTGTLRRQLLSPVTATVVAILQTSSAPEVAAERITRLLGTTASDASRLCIDAVGALDVHFGRRADSSIPTSGTRG
- the mpaD gene encoding daptide-type RiPP biosynthesis aminotransferase; translated protein: MSALHALWASMLPADTTFTQDRVAVGAAGHRIDFADGSSRLCATSGLWNVPLGFGNPAVADAVSRAAHDASYLTLFRASHQYAEAAAEALVELANPTRYSRVIFSTSGGAANDAAMKLARQYWAQKAARSRSLVVGLKGSYHGTMYGSHALSGDDLLQSAYAVDRRSVRHVAHSDDGEELETLLKREGARVASVVVEPVLGSGAHALSDAFVDRLLALREEYGFLIVADEVATGFGRTGTMLATDVWAAAPDVLLLSKALTNGAMGAAALLVGSRVASEFARGGWTFVHGETQAGTPACAAAIIAVIEELRRIDVQSTARALATGLWEMATSLKAEGLVAEVTGRGCFVGLGLRNPDDSLLSANEVLRVVSAIAESGVLVQPGPSSVELIPAYGFTAAELLQTDTAVRAGLARAAESAA